ccaACTCCTTACTTGGGGTGCTTGTCGTACATGATGGGCAGGAATTCGTCTACGGGCAGGATTTTGGAGAGGGGCCGCGCCTCGACCAGCTTTTGAGCCCCCCGCCGCGAGAGGACGTAGGCCAGCGTCCAGAAGGAATACTCGGGCACCACAAGATTGTGgatttcctccaccaccacctcctcgtCTGCCTTGACTTGCTTCCTCCCCAAGTAGCTGAAAAGACAGAAAGCAGCCATTGAGACTCCCCACCCCGCCCCGTCGGCACAAGGGCCGCAGCCCAGGTGAAGCCGCGCCTTGCGAAACGCGCACAACCCACACGACATACATCAGCTCCCAGTCCAGTTGCGCCTGTTCCAACTCCTCCATCAGCTTCAGAAGGCGCTTCTTGAAATAAGCCTCAAACCGGATGTCGTCTTCCAGCACAAGTGATTTTTCCAGCCCTCTCTTGACGATCTGAACAACCCACACAGGCGTCAGTCAGTGGAGGCTGGAGGGCTCTATCGCAGCCTCGCTGCAGCCtttcctctgccctccccagccagctttcctttcATGTCATGCCTGCTCGGAGGAGAAACCTGAGAATTGGGGGGATCTCGTTTGATTGATTGGAAACCCACCCCTTGCTGCCTGAAGAGCCGAATGAATACGGTTTACACGTTTAGGCATGGCTCTGGAGCTCTGATTAGCAGCggtttttttaattaagtcaAGTTTAATTCTGACTCCTTCATCCTGGCCACCAGGATGCCTCAAAGGCCAAGGATGATGCTTGGTCggaaaaaggaaatttaaacCCCTCCAAACCTCTGCCTGGGTCTTACCTCTTCCCACACATGGTGGTGGCTGAGGAAACAGCCGACCTCCCCTTTGGTGAGGGTCCTGCCTGAAAAGGGGTCATAATATCCGGGGAGCAAGTCGATGCCCATTTTCTTGATGCTGCTGCTGTTCAGGGCACTGGCAGAGAAAAGGTCAGAGGAGTGAGAATCTGGGGAAAGCAAATCCAGATCAGAGGCAATTGTGCCTTTTGTGGGGTTTTTAGAGAATTTGGGCAACGGTGGATTCATTTATGATCCGAGCGACACTTAGGGGTAGACTGCCACTGAAGCTGGGGGCTTTGTCACAGAGAAACGGGGCTTGGCCTCGTGATCTGCCCCGTGGCCACCATCCTAAAGGTGTTCTCCTGAAAAGGTGGACCAAGCATGGGGACCCCCTTCCAGGTTAAAGAAGGAAAGGTTATCCAGCAGCCACCTTCCATCCACGGCGTCAACCACCAAGGGGTCTATTTCCAGCTCGAAGAGAGCGTCCAGCATGCGCTGCCGCCGGTCCGGACGCCGGGCCAGGTTGATGAGAAAAACCTGTGATAAAACAGGGACGATGAAGCAGAGAGTTGGAAGAGTCTTTAGTGGGCAtgcagtccaaccccctgcccagtgcaggaatcagACCCACCCATTCCTGGGGgttggctcgcaccctagagcccctcccaccagcttggaattttatagcctcttggattttatatttatttattgcattttatatttgtaatgtgtttgGTTTTTATGAGATTCTAACCTTTATTGTGGTAGCTTGGTTTTAccgtaagccgcccagagtccctcttttgggggagatgggcggtaatagaatttgagtaataaataaaataaattcattccCTCACCTCGTCAAACCCAATCTTGGTTGGAAGCTTTGGGGGGACATAGATGTGCCTGGAACGGACCATCGGAGGCCCATCCACTGCCAGAGAGAGACAAACATACGGAGAGACAGCAATCTTACCCTGGAAGTTTAAATTTTATCTCCCTTTCCTTAGCAAGCTCGCCATTCGCACCACACCCTTAATTTGGCTTCTGAATTAATCCGttctctgggttcacacaacgtcCTGAACCATCAGCCAGCCCCGGTGCAACACGTGCTGAGAAAGACCTAACCAAGAATACTTGTAAATGCCAACCAGGTTTAATAGCAACCAAGGCTAGCCTTTTGAGTAAGTGCAGATTCTCGATTCGTGGGGTTAGGTGTGTCGGTCCAACCTGCCCTCTCCGCCCCACGAtcctggtttgcttctgggtttagGGCAAGTGCTGAGAAACCCAGTCTAACCTTGGTTAATATTAACCCTGGCTCGCTTTTTAAATCCTTGctgtttgcaacggcagggtccTGGCTAGACCCCAAAAGCAAGCCAAATCCTTCCCGTTGGGGTCTCCCGGGAGGCACAGATCTTTTGGCAAAACAGACTGGGCCTCCCCACCAACCTATAGCCTCCAGGATAAGATGCACGAATTGGACGCGCTCCTCTTCCAGCGTCTGATGCAATGCCATCGGGACGTTGATGTACCCAAACCGCTCCTGATTGCACAAATACATCTCGGCCCCTGCATGAGAAAGACAATCAGCCATTCCAAGCCACCCTGTGTGTTATTCCTTAACCAGTCAACGCCTCTGAAGCACATTCAGTTAAAATCTGCTTCTTTTACACCCCTTGCAAATGTTCCCAACTTTGGCTGAAATGCTGGTATCTTTGCTCCTTCCCCTTTCCTGCTTTTTGGGAAGTTCTCACCcaataaacttttatttaaaagttcTGGAGAACTCGAAAGCTTGCCCGCTCATCTGCGGGCCCTGCTGGttaatcctataaaaataataacaacaattcaattttgggtttgttttctcCTTTGCAGTCTGAAAAGCAATTGCTTTTTATAGTAGGATTTaattcaggtttttttcccccagttctttTGCTTGTCTCAATAATtattatcctatttttttttttctgattttactaGCACTTCgatatttttggttgtactttaTCGTTTCTTCTGGTTGTTATACTTAACAATATATATATTGATTCTCAGGGGCTATGTGTATATTGGGGTTCTCAGGGGCTATTTCAGAACATAGGAGATGCTCCACTTTGGACAGATCCATGCTAATCTTCTGTTCCAgaccatggatggatggatggatggatggatggatggatggatggatgccatccatccatccatccatccatccatccatccatccatccatccatccatccatccaatttatctggctgcccatctcacgaaaaagtgactctgggtggtatacagtaaaacagtaatatataaaaaacaatttactTCTTGAAAGAAGTACATGGATCCTTGAAAGGGGCATACAAACAGCAACCAGAGCGCTTAAATTAAAAACCAGATTACTCCCGACCGTTCCATCTTCCTGCTCTTACCTGCAGCTTGACAAGAGTAGGCGAAGACGTTGATATCGTCGAAAGGCCAGGAGTAGCTGGGGTGGGGCGGGTAAAAGGTGAGATTGACTGTGTCGTCCTTCCGTAGATCAATTAAGAAGGTCGCATGGACCATGGGCACAGCGAAACACCCGAGGCGGTGGCGATTCTTGGTGGGAAAATAATCCGCCGTCCGTCGGTAATAACCCTGGCGGGGAGGAGATCTTTCAGATCCAAATCCCAGTGAATGATTTATCccaatatacaaataaatatacaggtagtcccagcttaacaatcacaatcgggaccagaattttggttgctaagcgcagcagttgttaagcgaatccaacacgattttacgacctttcttGCGgcggttgttaaacgaatcatcgtgggtgttaagtgaaccacgtggtcattaagcaaaccatgtggtttcccactgattttggttgccagaagccggccgttgtaagtccaaactgtcactaaacaaatggttgttaagcgaggactccctgtacacGAAATTAAGCCAAATTGTTTCATCCTTCCAATCCTTGCTTTAGaagaaaagtctttcactgcccaGGAAACACAAGGCTGGGGTCTGCACATAACCCAAAACAACGTATGCATTAACCATGGTTTTTCAACCTCGCCAAAGAGCAAAGAAATCCTGCCTGGTTTTTGCAAATTCTTGGTTTGTTTCCCATCTTTCTGGACGGTCACTCTCAAGAGCTGACCCGAATCAGGAATAAACCAGGATTTCAGGTTCACACAACTTGAGAGGCAGTTAGTTCAAATGAGACAAGTTTCATAATCCAGGAACACCCACCCCCAGTTTGGGTATTGCCCCAAATCAAACCAGGGCTGGTTCCCCGCAAGGCATTCAGATATTCAAACCTGCCATGGTGCGGCTGCACAAATCCTGGCTCAGGGCACAGCgccagaacagaacagaaggtCGTCTAAATGCTCTGAGCCTGTCTACGCATGCAGCGCATCGCAACGCAGGCAGATGCGCAGGTGGCTTACCTGCGGAGTGATCCCACACCAGAAATTAGAGTAATAAGTCTGGGAGTCCATCATGGGTGCAACGACAGATTTCTTCTGGGCGATGAGGAACTTCAGGGTCCGGTTGTTGGTCAGGATGCTGTCCGTGTCAGCAAACTAGGGGCAAGAAGAGACGCCGGCTAAGATGCCGAGCCTCAGCAGGGAGCAAATTCTCTGCAAAACCCTGCACAAAATCTCAGGAATAAACCAGGATTTCAAGTTATGGTTTCTCAGGAATTTTGTCACAGAGGAGGGAAGAAGAGGCCGCTCTTCAGCAAAAGGGATCACGAAAGCATGCATTTTTGAGAAGGGGCCCAGAACATGGAGGAAGCTGGCTTGGGAGAGAGGGAAATGCCCATGGTTTGTTGGGGGGTGCtgagaaaatgaaattaattacagTTCAGGGATGCAAGTAGCTGGCACAGAggtcagcatacaggtagtcctcgcttaacgaccacagttgggaccggaatttcaattgctaagtgaagcagtcattaagcgaatccgacccgattGTACAACCTCTTTTgcggtggtggttaagcaaatcacagcaggcattaagctaaccatgtggtcgttaagcgaatcacgtggttgcccattgatttggcttgccaggaGCTGGCCAGGCacgttgaaaatggcgatcacatgaccacgggacactgtgatggtcataaatgtgaactggttgccgagcgcccaaattgtgatcacgtgactgccagggatgctgcaactgtttaAGCGCAAGGACCGGAtgtaagttgcttttttcagcgccgccgtaagtccgaaccatcaccaaacaaatggttgttaagcgaggactaactgtacaGAAAAATGCACGCATTGAATAAAGCCCCTTGGTTGGAATTCCCTTAATGTCTTTCTTCCCATGACATGCCACACCCCAAAAGTACAAACCACATCATGGTTGGATGGGGTGTGACGGTTCAGCCACCATGCTGAATCAAGGGCCGGGCTTCCCGTCTTTGGCTGAAATTAGCCCACTCGTAGCTGGTCAAATTTACCAAAATATAACCGGCTCCTTGCGACCGGGCGAAGTCGAGGGCCTCCTGCTTCAACCTCATGATCTGTTCGAACCGCGGCTCAGTCCAGTGTTTGGGTCCCAGTTCGTTCGGGTAAGAgctgaaagaaagggccaagCAGTCCGGATGAACGGGCTGCCCAAAGGGAATGTCTGCAGTTTCTCTAAAGTGTAAAATTCGACATTTTCCACACTTCCACACAATttctcctcaggagaaaaagaaaactcgGCTTTTTTAACTGGCCGTGGGATTCCTCTGGGCATCAGTCTGGAAAGTTCAGGAGGCactcaactgggggggggggggtagactGCCTCTGCACATGGAGGTTCTGTTATGAGCATACCTGGGCTCTTCCACAGATCTCCACGCGACGGACCGGTAACGTTTCTCCACAGCATGGAGCCATGCCTGCAGCATTTGCGTTGTGTTGTCAACGTTGTGATCCGTGGCACAcctgagcgggggggggggggacagaaggGACTTTGGTTTCTCCCCAGAGCTGATCGTCCAAAGAGACTTTGACGAATCCATCAATTTGCGACTAAAAAAAACCTGGGTAGCCTCAGGTCAAGACCCACCAAACAGCTCAACGAATTAGG
Above is a window of Candoia aspera isolate rCanAsp1 chromosome 16, rCanAsp1.hap2, whole genome shotgun sequence DNA encoding:
- the CERCAM gene encoding inactive glycosyltransferase 25 family member 3, with product MPPPAALLRCALALLLLGRGVLSSLPTEKEEEGAPAGGAEELPTVVVAVLARNAQHSLPHYLGALERLDYPAERISLWCATDHNVDNTTQMLQAWLHAVEKRYRSVAWRSVEEPSSYPNELGPKHWTEPRFEQIMRLKQEALDFARSQGAGYILFADTDSILTNNRTLKFLIAQKKSVVAPMMDSQTYYSNFWCGITPQGYYRRTADYFPTKNRHRLGCFAVPMVHATFLIDLRKDDTVNLTFYPPHPSYSWPFDDINVFAYSCQAAGAEMYLCNQERFGYINVPMALHQTLEEERVQFVHLILEAIVDGPPMVRSRHIYVPPKLPTKIGFDEVFLINLARRPDRRQRMLDALFELEIDPLVVDAVDGSALNSSSIKKMGIDLLPGYYDPFSGRTLTKGEVGCFLSHHHVWEEIVKRGLEKSLVLEDDIRFEAYFKKRLLKLMEELEQAQLDWELIYLGRKQVKADEEVVVEEIHNLVVPEYSFWTLAYVLSRRGAQKLVEARPLSKILPVDEFLPIMYDKHPNEDYKKHFSGRDLRAFSILPSLAYPAHYAGDVQWMSDTEFSTIWDDDSRKTTWSGSQKTLKGACSSGGPAGHSFPMASRDEL